A single window of Channa argus isolate prfri chromosome 12, Channa argus male v1.0, whole genome shotgun sequence DNA harbors:
- the naa40 gene encoding N-alpha-acetyltransferase 40 — translation MGRKSNRAKEKKARRLEERAAMDAVCAKVDAANKLDDPLAAFPAFKKYDRNGLNLQIECKRVTSLNPLSVEWAFELTRANMQTLYEQSEWGWKEREKRDEMNDERAWYLLARDADSAPVAFSHFRFDVECGEEVLYCYEVQLESRVRRKGLGKFLIQILQLIANSTQMKKVMLTVFKHNHGAYQFFREALQFEIDETSPSMSGCCGDDCSYEILSRRTKHGEASAGHTHGGGHCGGCCH, via the exons ATGGGG AGGAAGTCAAACAGAGCAAAGGAGAAGAAAGCTCGACGGCTGGAGGAGAGGGCAGCTATGGATGCTGTCTGTGCCAAGGTGGATGCAGCCAATAAG CTGGATGACCCTCTGGCTGCCTTCCCAGCTTTCAAAAAGTACGACAGAAATGG GCTAAACCTGCAGATCGAGTGTAAGAGAGTGACCTCCCTCAACCCGCTGTCTGTGGAGTGGGCCTTTGAACTCACTAGAGCCAACATGCAGACACT GTATGAGCAGAGTGAGTGGGGGTggaaggagagggagaagcGGGACGAGATGAATGACGAGAGGGCATGGTACCTGCTGGCCCGCGATGCTGACTCAGCCCCTGTGGCCTTCTCACACTTCCGGTTTGATGTGGAGTGTGGGGAGGAGGTTTTATATTG CTATGAGGTACAGTTGGAGAGCAGAGTGCGAAGGAAAGGACTCGGCAAATTCCTCATCCAGATTCTACAGCTCATTGCTAACAG tACACAGATGAAGAAAGTGATGTTGACAGTTTTCAAACACAACCATGGCGCTTATCAGTTCTTCAGAGAAGCTTTACA ATTTGAGATTGATGAGACTTCGCCGAGTATGTCTGGTTGCTGCGGCGACGACTGCTCCTATGAGATCCTCAGCCGCCGGACCAAGCACGGCGAGGCGTCGGCGGGGCACACCCATGGGGGTGGGCACTGTGGGGGATGCTGCCACTGA
- the b3gat3 gene encoding galactosylgalactosylxylosylprotein 3-beta-glucuronosyltransferase 3, giving the protein MAMRMKLKLKTVFVLYFMVSLLGLIYALMQLGQRCDCTEHDMPKDRTISRLRGELHHLQEQIKKLEATKPPNRQQAKPLLPTIFVITPTYARLVQKADLTRLSQTFLHVPQLHWIVVEDCPHKTQLVTDLLVKSGLTYTHLHMPTSKDRKLQEGDPSWLKPRGVEQRNEGLRWLREDRRAQPGGDDQQGVVYFADDDNTYSLQIFEEMRSTQRVSVWPVGLVGGMKYERPVVEGGKVVRFHTGWRPSRPFPMDMAGFAVSLKLVLTNPEACFDGEAPMGFLESSFLQGLVTMDELEPKADNCSKVLVWHTRTEKPKMKREEALQAQGMGSDPGVEV; this is encoded by the exons ATGGCAATGAGGATGAAGCTAAAGCTGAAGACTGTGTTTGTACTCTACTTCATGGTCTCCCTCCTAGGCCTCATCTATGCACTGATGCAGCTTG GTCAGCGCTGCGACTGCACAGAGCACGACATGCCTAAAGACCGCACCATATCTCGGCTCCGAGGGGAACTGCACCATCTTCAGGAGCAGATAAAGAAGTTAGAGGCCACCAAGCCACCCAACCGACAGCAAGCTAAGCCCTTGCTGCCTACCATCTTTGTCATCACCCCAACATATGCAAG GCTAGTGCAGAAGGCCGACCTGACTCGTTTGTCCCAGACGTTCCTTCATGTTCCTCAGCTCCACTGGATTGTGGTTGAGGACTGTCCCCATAAGACGCAACTGGTGACTGACCTCCTGGTTAAAAGCGGcctaacatacacacacctacacatgcCCACCTCCAAGGACCGCAAACTACAGGAG GGTGATCCCAGCTGGCTAAAGCCTCGTGGAGTcgagcagaggaatgaaggtctACGTTGGctcagagaggacagaagagctcAGCCAGGAGGGGATGACCAGCAGGGAGTGGTTTATTTTGCTGATGATGATAACACATATAGCCTGCAGATATTTGAAGAG ATGAGGAGTACACAGCGAGTATCAGTCTGGCCGGTGGGGCTGGTTGGAGGGATGAAATATGAGAGGCCTGTAGTTGAAGGAGGAAAG GTGGTTCGCTTCCATACTGGCTGGCGTCCCAGTCGTCCCTTTCCAATGGACATGGCTGGTTTTGCTGTGTCCCTGAAACTGGTGTTGACCAATCCAGAGGCTTGTTTCGATGGAGAGGCACCGATGGGTTTCCTAGAAAGTAGTTTTCTTCAGGGGCTGGTCACCATGGATGAACTGGAGCCCAAAGCGGATAACTGCTCCAAA gtGCTTGTGTGGCACACGCGGACTGAGAAACCGAAGATGAAGAGAGAGGAAGCTCTGCAGGCTCAGGGAATGGGTTCAGACCCTGGGGTGGAGGTctga